The Diaphorobacter ruginosibacter genome contains a region encoding:
- a CDS encoding MFS transporter, giving the protein MNSAHQHPPMRAEATAASSGGIPAQAPTAQAPEGFVTRIVGAVAFAHLLNDLIQSILPSIFPLLKSQYALSFGQIGWIALVYQVTASLLQPWIGLYTDKHPKPLLLPMGMVVTLVGVGMLSMANTYPMLLVAAALVGVGSSTFHPEASRVARMASGGRFGTAQSTFQVGGNTGSAIGPLLAAAIIAPLGQSAVAWFMAFALLAIFVLARVTGWRLRHAPARAMAGAQQRGNGLQGSDIVRAVVVVSILMFAKFVYIAAITNYFTFYLMQRFGLQLADAQLYLFIFLAAVAAGTFAGGPVGDRIGRKAVIWVSFLGVAPFALMLPYANLFWTAVLAIAIGLVMSSAFAALVVYAQEAVPGRVGMVSGVMFGLMFGIGGVAAAGIGHLADTHGIVWVYRLCSFLPLLGLATAFLPATRRGG; this is encoded by the coding sequence ATGAACAGCGCTCACCAACACCCGCCCATGCGTGCGGAAGCCACGGCGGCCAGCTCCGGCGGCATCCCGGCGCAGGCTCCCACGGCCCAGGCACCAGAGGGCTTCGTCACCCGCATCGTCGGCGCGGTGGCCTTTGCCCATCTGCTCAATGACCTGATCCAGTCGATTCTTCCGTCGATCTTCCCACTGCTCAAGAGCCAGTACGCGTTGAGCTTCGGCCAGATCGGCTGGATCGCGCTGGTCTACCAGGTCACGGCCTCGCTGCTGCAGCCCTGGATCGGGCTGTACACCGACAAGCACCCCAAGCCGCTGCTGCTGCCCATGGGGATGGTCGTCACCCTGGTCGGGGTCGGCATGCTGTCGATGGCCAACACCTATCCGATGCTGCTGGTGGCGGCCGCACTGGTGGGCGTGGGGTCGTCCACCTTCCATCCCGAGGCTTCGCGCGTGGCACGCATGGCCTCGGGCGGCAGGTTCGGCACGGCACAGTCCACGTTCCAGGTCGGGGGCAACACGGGATCGGCCATCGGCCCGCTGCTGGCTGCAGCCATCATCGCGCCACTCGGGCAGTCGGCCGTGGCATGGTTCATGGCGTTCGCGCTGCTGGCCATCTTTGTGCTGGCACGCGTCACGGGCTGGCGGCTGCGCCATGCACCGGCCCGTGCCATGGCAGGCGCACAGCAGCGCGGCAACGGCCTGCAGGGCAGCGACATCGTGCGCGCCGTGGTGGTGGTGTCGATCCTGATGTTCGCGAAATTCGTGTACATCGCCGCCATCACCAACTACTTCACCTTCTACCTGATGCAGCGCTTCGGATTGCAACTGGCGGACGCACAGCTCTACCTGTTCATCTTCCTGGCCGCCGTCGCGGCGGGTACGTTCGCGGGAGGCCCCGTGGGCGACCGCATCGGCCGCAAGGCGGTGATCTGGGTGTCGTTCCTGGGCGTTGCGCCGTTCGCGCTGATGCTGCCGTACGCCAACCTGTTCTGGACCGCGGTGCTGGCCATCGCGATCGGCCTCGTGATGTCGTCGGCGTTCGCCGCGCTGGTGGTCTATGCGCAGGAGGCGGTGCCGGGCCGCGTGGGCATGGTCTCCGGCGTCATGTTCGGGTTGATGTTCGGCATTGGCGGCGTGGCCGCCGCGGGCATCGGCCATCTGGCGGACACCCACGGCATCGTCTGGGTCTACAGGCTGTGCTCGTTCCTGCCACTGCTCGGCTTGGCAACCGCCTTTTTGCCGGCCACGCGCAGGGGTGGGTGA